The Paeniglutamicibacter sulfureus genome includes a region encoding these proteins:
- a CDS encoding PIG-L deacetylase family protein — protein sequence MQRVLCVVAHPDDMEYGASAVVAEWTSKGVEVGYLLLTSGESGIRNLPPAAAGPLRAEEQRRACEIVGVSDLAILDFPDGLLEPGLALRQRIAMHIRRFKPDAVMTMTWDLETPWGLNHADHRAAGLAIVDAIRDADNPWLFRTPGGEAVDEAWSVSWLLVTESRNTHAIPVSKQSVDLAVASLGAHEAYLAALPDHPPPLELITSILDRTGKAAGRNHALGVRAIRIG from the coding sequence ATGCAACGCGTGTTATGCGTGGTGGCGCACCCCGACGACATGGAATACGGCGCTTCGGCCGTCGTGGCCGAGTGGACTTCCAAGGGAGTCGAGGTGGGCTATCTCTTGCTGACATCGGGCGAATCAGGCATACGGAACCTGCCACCGGCCGCCGCGGGTCCCCTTCGCGCCGAAGAACAAAGGCGCGCTTGCGAAATCGTGGGGGTTTCCGACTTGGCCATCCTGGATTTTCCCGATGGGCTGCTGGAACCGGGGCTTGCCCTGAGGCAGCGAATTGCCATGCACATTCGCCGATTCAAACCCGATGCGGTCATGACCATGACGTGGGACCTGGAGACCCCATGGGGACTCAACCACGCGGACCACAGGGCTGCGGGGCTTGCCATCGTGGACGCAATCCGGGACGCTGACAACCCATGGCTCTTTCGCACCCCCGGCGGCGAAGCGGTGGACGAAGCGTGGTCAGTCTCATGGCTGTTGGTCACCGAGTCCCGAAACACCCACGCCATACCCGTCAGCAAGCAGTCGGTGGACCTCGCGGTCGCCTCGCTCGGCGCACATGAAGCCTACCTTGCCGCGCTGCCGGATCACCCGCCACCCCTAGAGCTCATCACCTCGATCCTGGACCGGACCGGCAAGGCGGCGGGCAGGAACCATGCGCTGGGTGTTCGGGCCATCAGGATTGGTTGA
- a CDS encoding MFS transporter, translating to MSHSSTADPASPAPEGKVYHANPKEMRRILFSSFLGTAVEYYDFILYATAAGIVFNQVFFADLDPNVALFVSFGTLAVGYIARPLGAFLFGNLGDKIGRKAILITTVLAMGIASTLIGLLPTTAQIGIWAPILLVSLRVFQGLAVGGEWGGAMLLAFENSKKGSRGFASAFAYMGAPAGTILGTLILSAMSTLPKAQFLAWGWRVPFVFSAVLMMLAIFIRMKVSESRVFTEVSKSSQEAKKRIPIAELFRHHRKPLLIAMVSGLSGQMAQGLMGAWAISFAVQQAILAQTEVLNIKAFGGVFTVLAIIVASKLSDKLGRRKILIWGNAGAIVLAFPVMALLDMGNTVAFMLAIVLGLSLVQGFTSGPYGAFAGELFPTAVRYSGTSIGYQMASTLGAGFTPMIATALVIAGGGDLWLVALLWMSFSTMSLVALLYAKDRSGSDIQNLDADMGAAIQAPVNESSRRERNASLQG from the coding sequence ATGAGCCACAGCAGCACTGCCGATCCGGCAAGCCCAGCACCGGAAGGAAAGGTCTATCACGCCAATCCGAAGGAGATGCGCAGGATCCTGTTTTCCAGCTTCCTCGGCACAGCGGTCGAGTACTACGACTTCATCTTGTACGCGACGGCCGCAGGCATCGTGTTCAACCAAGTGTTCTTTGCAGACCTGGACCCGAACGTTGCGCTCTTCGTTTCCTTCGGCACCCTGGCGGTCGGCTACATCGCCCGGCCCCTCGGCGCGTTCCTCTTCGGCAACCTGGGAGACAAGATCGGGCGCAAGGCCATCTTGATCACCACCGTATTGGCCATGGGCATCGCTTCCACGCTGATCGGCCTGTTGCCCACCACCGCACAGATCGGGATCTGGGCGCCCATCTTGTTGGTCTCCCTGCGTGTCTTCCAGGGCCTGGCCGTGGGCGGGGAATGGGGCGGGGCCATGCTGCTTGCCTTTGAGAACTCCAAGAAGGGCTCACGCGGTTTCGCCTCCGCCTTCGCCTACATGGGGGCGCCGGCCGGAACCATCCTAGGCACCCTGATCCTTTCGGCGATGTCGACCCTGCCCAAGGCACAGTTCCTGGCCTGGGGCTGGCGCGTACCGTTCGTGTTCTCCGCCGTGCTGATGATGCTGGCCATTTTCATCCGCATGAAGGTCTCCGAATCCCGCGTCTTTACCGAGGTTTCCAAGTCTTCGCAGGAGGCCAAGAAGCGCATTCCCATTGCCGAGCTTTTCCGCCATCACCGCAAGCCGCTGCTGATTGCCATGGTGTCCGGGCTTTCCGGCCAGATGGCGCAGGGCCTGATGGGTGCCTGGGCTATCTCCTTCGCTGTGCAGCAAGCCATCCTGGCACAGACCGAGGTACTGAACATCAAGGCCTTCGGCGGCGTTTTCACCGTCTTGGCCATCATCGTTGCCTCGAAGCTCAGCGACAAGCTCGGCCGTCGAAAGATCCTCATTTGGGGCAACGCAGGAGCCATTGTCCTGGCCTTTCCGGTCATGGCGCTGCTCGACATGGGCAACACGGTTGCCTTCATGCTGGCCATCGTGCTGGGTCTGAGCCTTGTCCAGGGCTTCACCTCCGGGCCCTACGGCGCCTTCGCCGGCGAGCTCTTCCCGACTGCGGTGCGCTACTCGGGAACCTCCATCGGCTACCAGATGGCCTCCACACTTGGCGCAGGATTCACCCCCATGATCGCCACCGCCCTGGTCATCGCCGGCGGCGGGGACCTTTGGCTGGTAGCCCTGCTCTGGATGTCCTTCTCGACCATGTCGCTGGTTGCCCTGCTGTACGCCAAGGACCGCTCAGGATCCGACATCCAGAACCTGGATGCGGACATGGGTGCGGCAATCCAGGCGCCTGTCAACGAGTCCTCGCGCCGCGAAAGAAACGCAAGCCTGCAAGGGTAA
- a CDS encoding LysR family transcriptional regulator — MSEITLRQLEYFAAIAETQSVTNAARHCHVSQGAVSLALGQLEHALGVTLAMRQRGRGIALTPEGQEVATRARFIADQVERLRDAVSKAHTGLSGRLSIGVFTTLAVHVVPHLIDWFCARHPEVQLVFVEGSGPEIQEALFAGRTQLSIGYETQFGQDCTMEVLQEFHRKVAVSPSHPLAEYEEIGFAQLAQFPAAFLNLEPALQHTLAEFQRHGVTANVGWLLANVPSIHSIVGRGLAYSLLMQPTENSMEDRPLVFRSLSDETQANSLVAAVPTGVSRSAMVAEALAALHAQWK; from the coding sequence ATGAGCGAAATCACGCTGCGGCAACTCGAGTACTTCGCGGCGATCGCGGAAACCCAGTCGGTCACCAATGCGGCCCGTCATTGCCATGTCAGCCAAGGGGCGGTGAGTCTGGCGCTGGGACAGTTGGAGCATGCCCTGGGAGTCACGCTTGCGATGCGGCAGCGGGGCCGCGGCATTGCGCTGACGCCAGAGGGGCAGGAGGTTGCCACGCGGGCTCGATTCATTGCCGACCAGGTCGAACGGCTGCGCGACGCCGTCTCCAAGGCGCACACCGGCCTGTCGGGGCGGCTGAGTATCGGGGTTTTCACGACGTTGGCGGTCCACGTGGTCCCGCATCTCATCGATTGGTTCTGCGCTCGCCACCCCGAGGTGCAGCTGGTGTTCGTCGAGGGCAGCGGCCCCGAAATCCAGGAGGCATTGTTTGCCGGGCGCACGCAGCTGTCAATCGGCTACGAGACCCAGTTCGGCCAAGACTGCACGATGGAAGTGCTCCAGGAATTCCACCGGAAGGTCGCTGTGAGCCCTTCGCATCCGCTGGCAGAATACGAGGAAATTGGTTTTGCCCAGCTTGCCCAATTCCCTGCGGCCTTCCTGAACCTGGAACCGGCACTGCAGCATACGCTGGCGGAATTCCAGCGTCATGGCGTCACCGCGAACGTCGGCTGGCTTCTGGCCAACGTGCCCTCCATCCATTCGATTGTGGGCCGGGGATTGGCCTACTCGCTGCTGATGCAACCGACCGAGAACAGCATGGAGGATCGCCCGCTGGTCTTCCGTTCCCTCTCCGATGAAACCCAGGCCAACTCGCTGGTGGCAGCGGTGCCCACGGGCGTCAGTCGCAGTGCCATGGTGGCGGAAGCGCTGGCCGCCCTGCATGCCCAATGGAAATGA
- a CDS encoding LysR family transcriptional regulator, with translation MGELTLRQLQYFVAVVDHGSVTAAADACHVSQAAASMAIAQLEKSLGVDLLIRSQSRRLSPTAAGTEFAAHARAVLERLAEAEAVVSESVGQMRGALRVGCSPTLSPRLIPPLVQFFTRHHPQIDLRISEGAPVQTQDDVRHGRLDLAFGYAWQADTDLRREHIADVRLQVMLAAGHPLAGRKSVHLAEIVHEPAVILNVPPTAERLIALVQSLGLELDIKLTSTNMETIRSLVGRGLGFSFVNSAPATGTTFDGLEVVYIPVADAMPQNSIVAMLPAGHAVPRRVSAALEVLRDDVRSHP, from the coding sequence ATGGGCGAGCTGACGCTGCGCCAGCTGCAGTATTTCGTGGCGGTCGTGGACCACGGGTCGGTCACCGCGGCTGCCGACGCCTGCCATGTTTCCCAGGCGGCGGCCTCCATGGCGATTGCGCAGCTGGAAAAATCGCTGGGGGTGGATCTGTTGATCCGCAGCCAGTCGCGCCGGCTCTCGCCCACCGCGGCCGGGACCGAGTTCGCCGCCCATGCGCGTGCGGTGCTTGAGCGCCTGGCGGAGGCCGAGGCAGTGGTGTCCGAGAGCGTGGGACAGATGCGAGGGGCCCTGCGCGTCGGCTGCAGCCCGACGCTCTCTCCCCGGCTCATTCCGCCGCTGGTGCAGTTTTTCACACGTCACCATCCGCAAATTGACCTGCGCATCAGCGAAGGGGCGCCGGTCCAGACCCAGGACGATGTCCGCCATGGGCGGCTGGACCTGGCCTTTGGCTATGCATGGCAGGCCGACACCGATCTGCGCCGCGAGCACATCGCAGACGTCCGCCTCCAGGTGATGTTGGCCGCCGGGCACCCCCTGGCCGGACGCAAGTCGGTGCACTTGGCCGAGATCGTGCACGAACCGGCCGTGATCCTCAATGTGCCGCCCACCGCCGAGCGGCTCATTGCGCTGGTCCAGTCGCTTGGGCTCGAGCTGGACATCAAGTTGACCAGCACCAACATGGAAACCATTCGCTCGTTGGTGGGACGCGGACTGGGGTTCTCGTTCGTCAACAGCGCTCCGGCCACGGGGACCACGTTCGACGGGCTGGAGGTCGTCTACATCCCGGTGGCCGATGCGATGCCGCAGAACTCCATCGTGGCGATGCTTCCTGCCGGGCATGCGGTGCCGCGCAGGGTTTCGGCGGCGCTCGAGGTGCTGCGCGACGACGTCCGGTCCCATCCCTGA
- a CDS encoding MFS transporter — protein MSNKTIGTAKTPPRHAPHDSLNTKDMRRILASSFVGSAIEYYDFILYATAASIVFGKVFFSDLSPSFGLFASFATLAAGYVARPLGGIVFGHFGDRIGRKKMLVLSMLMMGVATTMIGLLPTTAQIGILAPTALVVLRVVQGIAVGGEWGGAALMALEHAPQSKRGFATSFANAGGPAGAIMATLVVSAVSAATGDQFLTWGWRIPFLLSAALIAVGMVIRLKVAETPMFNKLAEASEKRKMPLLDVLRNHPRAVVLALLATVSFYCCQGLLTVWGVSIAVSNGVERSGVLNWKAAGAVLTLVVTFWAARMSDRVGRRRMLVFAGIIGIVLAYPLMALLNNGTMWGFAVAIVVGNGLVQGLLYGPIGAFVAEQFPTHVRYTGASLAYQGASVVGAGFTPMIASGLVIAAGGGFGLVAGFWMVVMAIGLVAVLLTRESSKTSLS, from the coding sequence ATGAGCAACAAGACCATCGGGACGGCAAAGACGCCGCCACGCCATGCTCCCCACGATTCGCTGAACACCAAGGACATGCGCCGCATCCTGGCCTCCAGCTTCGTCGGCAGCGCCATCGAGTACTACGACTTCATCCTGTACGCCACGGCCGCCTCGATCGTCTTTGGCAAGGTGTTCTTCTCGGACCTCAGCCCGTCGTTCGGACTGTTCGCCTCCTTCGCCACGCTGGCCGCGGGCTACGTGGCCCGTCCGCTGGGCGGCATCGTCTTCGGCCACTTCGGGGACCGCATCGGCCGCAAGAAGATGCTGGTGCTCTCGATGCTGATGATGGGTGTGGCCACCACAATGATCGGCCTGCTTCCCACCACGGCGCAGATCGGCATCCTCGCCCCGACGGCGCTGGTGGTGCTGCGCGTGGTGCAGGGCATCGCGGTCGGCGGCGAATGGGGAGGGGCCGCGCTCATGGCCCTGGAGCACGCCCCGCAGTCCAAGCGCGGGTTTGCCACGTCCTTCGCCAACGCGGGCGGCCCGGCCGGCGCGATCATGGCGACCCTGGTGGTCTCCGCCGTGTCCGCCGCCACCGGGGACCAGTTCCTGACGTGGGGCTGGCGCATCCCGTTCCTGCTCAGCGCTGCATTGATCGCCGTCGGCATGGTCATCCGGCTCAAGGTCGCCGAAACGCCGATGTTCAACAAGCTCGCCGAGGCCAGCGAAAAGCGCAAGATGCCGCTGCTGGACGTGCTGCGCAACCACCCGCGCGCCGTGGTGCTGGCCCTGCTGGCCACCGTCAGCTTCTACTGCTGCCAGGGCCTGCTGACCGTCTGGGGCGTCTCGATCGCGGTGTCCAACGGAGTTGAGCGCTCCGGCGTGCTGAACTGGAAGGCCGCCGGCGCGGTGCTGACCCTCGTCGTCACCTTCTGGGCGGCCCGGATGAGCGACCGCGTGGGCCGCCGCCGCATGCTGGTCTTCGCCGGCATCATCGGCATCGTGCTGGCCTACCCGCTGATGGCGCTGCTGAACAACGGCACCATGTGGGGCTTCGCTGTCGCGATCGTTGTGGGCAACGGACTGGTCCAGGGCCTGCTCTACGGCCCGATCGGCGCCTTTGTGGCCGAACAGTTCCCCACCCACGTCCGCTACACCGGTGCCTCGCTGGCCTACCAGGGCGCCTCGGTGGTCGGCGCCGGGTTCACCCCGATGATCGCCTCCGGGCTTGTCATCGCCGCCGGCGGAGGATTCGGCCTGGTCGCCGGGTTCTGGATGGTCGTGATGGCCATCGGGCTGGTCGCGGTGCTGCTGACCCGCGAAAGCTCGAAGACCAGCCTCTCCTAA
- a CDS encoding MBL fold metallo-hydrolase — MTDASPSPMIPYVVTLGTAGGPRWWKDHEGTPRFGIATAVVVGETWYLVDCGQGAGRQANAAGLSMSNLGGIFITHMHSDHTVDLPSLLLFGAFELKNSLRGPIPIVGPGDRGKLPPLSPRATATPTPIAPHRPTPGIEGLVSGILSAYATDCNDRIFDSLAVSPAAQFDPREIRLPGGIGFDPDTDVAPEMEPIEVFRDEHVTVTAILVSHHPTAPAYAFRFETVGGSVTISGDTAPCSNVVRLARGTDLLLHEAINLEVLAAQYSDAQMLQATMDHHRRAHTTAAEAGRIASDADATHLALHHLVPSYSPPEAWQEARSTFAGTLSIPDDLEVIPFGPAARAAARLSSSSATSR; from the coding sequence ATGACCGATGCCAGCCCATCTCCGATGATTCCCTATGTAGTCACCCTCGGCACCGCGGGCGGACCCCGCTGGTGGAAGGACCACGAGGGTACGCCGCGGTTCGGTATTGCCACTGCGGTGGTGGTCGGCGAAACCTGGTACCTGGTCGACTGTGGTCAGGGTGCCGGCCGCCAGGCGAATGCAGCCGGCCTATCGATGTCGAACCTCGGCGGTATCTTCATCACCCACATGCACTCCGACCACACCGTCGATCTGCCCTCCTTGCTCCTCTTCGGGGCGTTCGAACTCAAAAACAGCCTCCGCGGACCGATTCCCATCGTCGGACCGGGCGACCGCGGCAAGCTGCCGCCGCTCTCCCCGCGGGCCACGGCCACCCCAACGCCGATTGCCCCGCATCGCCCAACACCCGGCATCGAGGGTCTGGTGTCAGGCATCCTTTCGGCCTACGCGACCGACTGCAACGACCGGATCTTCGACTCCCTCGCGGTTTCCCCTGCGGCGCAGTTCGATCCGCGAGAGATCCGGTTGCCCGGGGGAATCGGGTTTGACCCCGACACCGACGTCGCCCCCGAGATGGAACCCATCGAAGTCTTCCGGGACGAACATGTGACCGTCACGGCCATTCTGGTCTCCCACCATCCCACCGCCCCGGCCTACGCCTTCCGCTTCGAGACCGTTGGCGGATCCGTAACCATATCCGGGGATACCGCACCCTGCAGCAACGTGGTTCGCCTTGCCCGGGGCACCGACCTATTGCTACACGAGGCCATCAATCTGGAAGTCCTTGCCGCACAATACTCCGACGCACAGATGCTGCAGGCAACCATGGACCACCACCGCCGCGCACACACCACGGCGGCGGAAGCCGGCCGAATCGCCAGCGATGCCGATGCCACCCACCTGGCGCTCCATCACCTGGTACCGAGCTATTCACCGCCGGAAGCCTGGCAAGAGGCCCGCTCGACTTTTGCCGGGACCCTCTCGATCCCGGACGACCTGGAAGTCATTCCATTCGGCCCCGCCGCCCGCGCCGCCGCCCGATTGTCTTCCTCCAGCGCGACCAGTCGCTAA
- a CDS encoding IclR family transcriptional regulator, which yields MANSRSGDSMLDRLVRILDAFDAQNPTLTVNALARRADVPRATTYRLLENLVAHGLLARDTDGQVRLGLRLWELANRSASTLSLRQAALPFMEDINQLVGQNTQLAVLHEDDVLVIERLSRPGSVVNQANVAGRMPVHLTSMGMALLAYSPASVLEGYLARHGEAMLARHPKLRHELAEIRRSGYATFDGLIDPESTGAAAPILDGRGHALAVLAVVLPRGSDLLPAAVMALQTAVRGIGRALVPATDT from the coding sequence ATGGCCAATTCGCGCAGCGGCGACTCGATGCTGGACCGCCTCGTGCGGATCCTCGATGCCTTTGACGCGCAAAATCCCACGTTGACGGTCAACGCGCTCGCCCGCCGCGCCGATGTGCCCCGGGCGACCACCTACCGGCTGCTGGAGAACCTGGTTGCCCACGGCCTGTTGGCCCGCGACACCGACGGCCAAGTGCGCCTCGGGCTGCGGCTGTGGGAACTGGCCAACCGCAGCGCCTCGACGCTGAGCCTGCGCCAGGCGGCCCTGCCCTTCATGGAGGACATCAACCAGCTGGTGGGCCAGAACACCCAGCTGGCGGTGCTGCACGAGGACGACGTGCTGGTCATCGAGCGGCTCTCGCGCCCCGGATCGGTGGTCAACCAGGCCAACGTGGCTGGCCGCATGCCGGTCCACCTGACCTCCATGGGCATGGCCCTGCTGGCCTACTCCCCCGCCAGCGTGCTGGAGGGGTACCTCGCACGCCACGGCGAGGCCATGCTGGCCCGCCACCCGAAGCTGCGCCACGAGCTGGCCGAGATCCGGCGCAGCGGGTACGCGACCTTCGACGGGCTCATCGACCCGGAATCCACCGGCGCCGCCGCACCGATCCTCGATGGCCGCGGCCATGCGCTGGCGGTCCTGGCGGTGGTGCTTCCGCGCGGCTCGGACCTTTTGCCCGCTGCGGTGATGGCCCTGCAGACCGCGGTGCGCGGCATCGGACGCGCACTGGTTCCCGCGACCGACACCTGA